In Parvularculales bacterium, the sequence TGATATCTATGGGATTACTGGTTCTGTCAAAAAAGCGAATCTTTAATTCTTTTCCCGTCCGCAAAGCGCTTTCCAGCGCATCGGGAACCCGTGCCTGAACCTGACATCCGTCGGGAGTGCACAAAAGATAGCTAAAGGTTACGGCAGGCACATCGTCTACCTGCAGGATTACACCGGATAAAAGCAATGTTCCCAATGGGGTTATAACGGTTATGGTTGTTTTATTATCCCCGCCGAGGAATCCGAAGCCTATCCGAAGAACCGACGCATCGGTATTGGTGTAAATATCCGCCACGATTTCACAAGCCGGCCTGTCCGATGTGCTATCCGGAAAACACTCTTTACTCCAGAGATTGGCTTCCGTCGCCGGAATGGAAATCAATGCTCCTTCGTTGCGTGCATTTACGTCATTTTGGGCATAAGCCGGCACACTCCCCACTTCATATAAAACAAGCAGAAGCATGGCGAGCAAAACACCGCCCGGATATGTCTTTTTTGTGCGGGGCATGAAGCTTTCCTGATATATTGAAAGACATCAGCACGATACTCCGATTCCGGATAAAATATAAGGGCTACTATTGAGCAGGAATGAAAAGCGGTTTAAGAATTATTCCATTTAAGAGAACTGATAGAGACTTTCAAATACTTTATCAGTTAGAGAAATCACTTGATTATCATGTCAAGAATTTCGGATCACCAGAAATGCTCAAGTATGAAGCGAGCCTCATACCTGAAAAATGTAATCCTAAAACCGAATTTCTGGAAGTAGATAACAAGATAATCGGTTATGGTTTTACCGGACACCAATCATGGGCTTTTGATAAAACCTTGTTAGATTCCAGCCTTTCTTTTCCTTGCGAGGAAAAGTATCTGAAATATGCTCAGGAATATCTGGAACATCAGATTGCTAATGCCAGAAAGATAAAAGGAGTTAAAACTTTTAGGGCCTGGTTATGGCAAGGAAATAAGTTCAAGACAGATTTTTATATAAAAAACGGATTTGAAATATCTCTGGTAGAATTCGTGTCTATTATTTCTTTAGCAGACTTTAGAGAGGAAGAGTTTTCTGATCATATCAATCGATTTAATAAAAATTCTTTTAAGATAAGAACTCTAAAGGAGCTTCAGAAAGATAATCCCCAATGGACGGAAAAATTATATGATCTTTGGCATAGAGTAGATTTAGATGTTCCCGCTGACTTCAAGGTGGATGACAATAGAGAGCACTGGAAAACCCATAATATAACTCCATGGTTTAAGCCGGAAGATTTCTATATTGTTATAGATGGAACGAAGTGGGTCGCTCTATCAACTTATAATAGAGGCGATACTATAAGTGATACAGTATCTACAGAACTTACAGGTGTCCTTCCCGAATATAGAAGAAAATCTATTTGCACGGCACTAAAGGTTTATGCTCTGGTTGATTTAAGGAAAAAAGGCTTCAAAAAGGTTTTCACCGAGAATGAGGAAAATAATCCCATGTATAAAATAAATCTGATGCTGGGGTTTAAAAAAATAGGCGCTGAAGCAGGTTGTAAACTAGCTCTTTAAGAATTACCCGTTGAATATTATTTGTAGAGTAATTGTTACACACATAATGGCATTCTTTAGCGTTATACCGCCCTACAGGGCGCTTATGTTTTTTACGGTCGCGCTTTGTCTACTCTTACCGCCGGCGGCACCATCATACGCCGCCCCCGCCCATGGCATTGCCATGCACGGGATGCCGGATTATCCGCCGGACTTTAAGCATTTTTCTTATGT encodes:
- a CDS encoding GNAT family N-acetyltransferase, translating into MKSGLRIIPFKRTDRDFQILYQLEKSLDYHVKNFGSPEMLKYEASLIPEKCNPKTEFLEVDNKIIGYGFTGHQSWAFDKTLLDSSLSFPCEEKYLKYAQEYLEHQIANARKIKGVKTFRAWLWQGNKFKTDFYIKNGFEISLVEFVSIISLADFREEEFSDHINRFNKNSFKIRTLKELQKDNPQWTEKLYDLWHRVDLDVPADFKVDDNREHWKTHNITPWFKPEDFYIVIDGTKWVALSTYNRGDTISDTVSTELTGVLPEYRRKSICTALKVYALVDLRKKGFKKVFTENEENNPMYKINLMLGFKKIGAEAGCKLAL
- a CDS encoding invasion associated locus B family protein, with product MPRTKKTYPGGVLLAMLLLVLYEVGSVPAYAQNDVNARNEGALISIPATEANLWSKECFPDSTSDRPACEIVADIYTNTDASVLRIGFGFLGGDNKTTITVITPLGTLLLSGVILQVDDVPAVTFSYLLCTPDGCQVQARVPDALESALRTGKELKIRFFDRTSNPIDITLPLKNFGASLDSLKT